In Rahnella variigena, one DNA window encodes the following:
- a CDS encoding CMD domain-containing protein, with product MEQQRKAAHSGWYHETQSSQYGHLPLDPHAALVQDRFLLGLDNQLDPTLRQLLNERQKLLRASRACYELLFPDNLSVSRTETLSLYDRLSSALTVAQVTGVQSLCSHYAARLAPLSSPDASRESNIRQTHITQFARLLATQPTLITPSMLDQLSHVGFSTRDIVTFTQLIGFVSYQARVLAVVNGLRGRAAAVLPGFPAPEGCEQKGFSLAMLQWKSRLPEVAPETASKHQQDVLDLIAPDARSSSFYTLLVHDADALSEFSAVFNHVMQAGERPKAAWRELSAVATSQLNGCLYCAGIHGRLYLEANGNKAIIGSLFEENHRDDAVDALSKTLSDRKEAALLDAVITLTRTPERFDARQLHGLSDAGYSATQSLDILLTAALFSWSNRLIQTLGDTLNR from the coding sequence ATGGAACAACAACGCAAGGCCGCGCACAGCGGCTGGTATCATGAAACACAATCCAGCCAGTATGGTCACCTGCCGCTTGATCCCCATGCTGCGTTAGTTCAGGATCGCTTTCTGCTCGGGCTGGATAATCAGCTTGATCCGACACTTCGCCAGCTGCTCAACGAACGCCAGAAACTTCTGCGTGCTTCCCGCGCCTGCTACGAGTTGCTTTTCCCGGATAATCTCAGCGTATCGCGTACAGAAACGCTTTCTTTATATGACCGTCTGAGCAGTGCGCTGACCGTTGCGCAGGTGACCGGCGTACAATCACTTTGTAGCCACTACGCCGCCCGCCTCGCCCCGCTCTCCAGCCCTGATGCCTCCCGTGAAAGTAATATCCGCCAGACTCATATCACTCAGTTCGCCCGGTTACTCGCCACTCAGCCTACGCTTATCACGCCGTCCATGCTGGATCAGCTCAGCCACGTCGGATTCAGTACGCGGGATATTGTGACATTTACGCAGCTGATCGGTTTTGTCAGTTATCAGGCGCGAGTGCTGGCCGTTGTGAATGGTCTGCGCGGGCGTGCCGCCGCCGTGCTCCCCGGCTTCCCTGCGCCTGAAGGCTGCGAGCAGAAAGGATTTTCTCTGGCCATGCTGCAATGGAAATCAAGGCTGCCGGAAGTGGCACCAGAAACTGCCAGCAAGCATCAGCAGGATGTTCTGGATTTGATCGCGCCCGATGCGCGGTCTTCATCTTTTTATACGCTGCTGGTGCATGACGCCGACGCGCTGAGTGAATTCTCAGCCGTCTTTAATCACGTGATGCAGGCCGGTGAGCGCCCGAAAGCGGCCTGGCGTGAACTGTCTGCTGTGGCGACCTCGCAGTTAAATGGCTGCCTGTATTGCGCAGGGATCCACGGTCGTCTGTATCTGGAAGCTAACGGCAACAAAGCCATTATCGGTTCCCTGTTCGAAGAAAATCATCGCGACGATGCAGTTGATGCATTGTCGAAAACGCTGTCCGACAGAAAAGAAGCCGCACTGCTGGATGCCGTTATTACGCTGACCCGCACACCGGAACGTTTTGATGCACGCCAGTTGCACGGATTATCAGATGCCGGTTATTCGGCAACACAATCTCTGGATATCCTGCTGACTGCCGCGCTGTTCAGCTGGTCAAACCGTCTGATCCAGACGCTGGGAGATACCCTGAACCGGTAA
- the dtpA gene encoding dipeptide/tripeptide permease DtpA, which produces MSTANKTPNNESVSLNAFKQPKAFYLIFSIELWERFGYYGLQGIMAVYLVKMLGLSEADSITLFSSFSALVYGFVAIGGWLGDKVLGSKRVIVLGAIVLALGYSFVAYSGHEVFWVYLGMATIAVGSGLFKANPSSLLSTCYEKDDPRLDGAFTMYYMSVNIGSFFSMLATPWLAAQYGWSVAFSLSVVGMLITIVNFMFCRKWVKRQGSKPDFAPLQFKKLLMVLVGVVALVFLSSWLLHNQTIARMVLGVVSVGIIIVFAKETFSMKGIARRKMIVAFLLMMEAVVFFVLYSQMPTSLNFFAIHNVGHDLLGISFQPEQFQALNPFWIMVASPILAAVYTKVGDRMPMPHKFAIGMVLCSGAFLVLPWGASLANEQGIVSVNWLVLSYALQSIGELMISGLGLAMVAQLVPQRLMGFIMGAWFLTTAAAAIIAGYVANLTAVPSDIEDAHASLAIYSHVFLQIGIATAVIAVLMLVTASKLHRMTLDRDTDEKQPELASAAQ; this is translated from the coding sequence GTGTCAACTGCAAACAAAACACCCAATAATGAAAGCGTGAGTCTGAACGCCTTCAAACAGCCAAAAGCGTTTTATCTGATCTTCTCCATCGAATTGTGGGAACGTTTCGGTTATTACGGCCTGCAAGGGATCATGGCGGTTTACCTGGTCAAAATGCTTGGCCTGAGTGAAGCTGACTCCATCACCCTGTTCTCCTCTTTCAGTGCGCTGGTTTACGGCTTCGTGGCCATCGGCGGCTGGTTAGGGGATAAAGTTCTGGGCTCAAAACGCGTGATCGTGCTCGGCGCGATAGTTCTGGCGTTAGGTTATTCCTTCGTTGCCTATTCCGGCCACGAAGTGTTCTGGGTTTATCTGGGTATGGCGACTATCGCCGTCGGTAGTGGCTTGTTTAAAGCAAATCCATCCTCATTGCTTTCTACCTGCTACGAAAAAGATGACCCGCGTCTTGATGGCGCTTTTACCATGTATTACATGTCGGTCAATATCGGCTCATTCTTCTCCATGCTGGCAACGCCATGGCTTGCCGCGCAGTATGGCTGGAGCGTCGCGTTCTCTCTGAGCGTAGTCGGTATGCTGATCACCATCGTGAACTTCATGTTCTGCCGCAAATGGGTAAAACGTCAGGGTTCTAAACCAGACTTTGCCCCGCTGCAGTTCAAAAAGCTGCTGATGGTTCTGGTCGGTGTGGTTGCACTGGTCTTCCTGTCCAGCTGGTTGCTGCATAACCAAACTATCGCACGTATGGTTCTGGGCGTGGTTTCTGTGGGTATCATTATTGTCTTTGCGAAAGAAACCTTCTCTATGAAGGGTATTGCCCGTCGTAAGATGATTGTGGCGTTCCTGCTGATGATGGAAGCCGTCGTGTTCTTCGTGCTGTACAGCCAGATGCCGACGTCCCTGAACTTCTTTGCTATTCACAACGTCGGCCATGACCTGCTGGGTATCAGCTTCCAGCCTGAGCAGTTCCAGGCTCTGAACCCGTTCTGGATCATGGTTGCCAGCCCGATTCTGGCCGCTGTTTACACCAAAGTAGGCGACCGTATGCCTATGCCGCACAAGTTTGCCATTGGTATGGTGTTGTGTTCAGGCGCGTTCCTGGTTCTGCCATGGGGTGCAAGTCTGGCTAATGAACAGGGTATCGTTTCTGTTAACTGGCTGGTGCTGAGCTATGCACTGCAAAGTATCGGTGAGCTGATGATTTCCGGTCTGGGTCTGGCGATGGTTGCACAGCTGGTACCGCAGCGTCTGATGGGCTTCATCATGGGCGCATGGTTCCTGACTACCGCAGCAGCGGCGATTATCGCGGGCTATGTGGCGAACCTGACGGCAGTGCCTTCAGACATTGAAGACGCGCACGCCTCTCTGGCAATTTACAGCCACGTGTTCCTGCAGATTGGTATTGCGACCGCTGTGATTGCTGTGCTGATGCTGGTCACTGCATCTAAGCTGCACCGCATGACGCTGGATCGCGACACTGACGAAAAGCAACCTGAACTGGCTTCTGCTGCTCAGTAA
- a CDS encoding diguanylate cyclase domain-containing protein, translating into MLVPQQAVDEQARLAILASLGILDSPRIEEIDRITRMAARQFQAKAVVVSLIDAERQWFLSHTGIDINQSPRDTSFCGHTILESGPLVVRDARLDLRFHDNPLVTGAPHIVFYAGCALHSQQGVALGALCLIDDRTREWSEEDGQTLLDMTALVQSYIFHLENRQYTARVEDNLAKSEALFEQTFAHAAVGFSLVGLDWRWLRINPQVCNMLGYGEYQLRSCLLHDVTHPEDLYAENILIPRLLSGEINSFSVEKLLQRSNGSTLWVTLTASLVRNATGEAHHYIVVISDITERKNIEQTLYSLQGDLERRVAARTNELQVAMDQLHQEIAQRLNRERELTESKNRLRAITDNIPALICHVDANEEYIFVNHFHASWYGVAEDKVRGRQVKDLVGHETYQQIEPYIRQVLQGVAVSYDIELPGYSRNGKGGVLHTTLIPCDDSGHGYYGLSTDISEIKELQAQLEFEANHDSLTGLPNRRAFQQSLIYAARQQEKADKDIALLFLDIDNFKAYNDTYGHEFGDLILKFFGHTLRDNLRSQDVVARLAGDEFTVLLGHLVNTESDVSRICISLMNAFRSVEHVSGVPVSLSASIGVAVGRARQPLLPDTLMARADAAMYRAKQSGKGRYYLG; encoded by the coding sequence ATGTTAGTCCCTCAACAGGCAGTTGATGAACAGGCTCGGCTTGCGATACTGGCTTCTCTGGGCATCTTAGATTCCCCCAGAATTGAGGAGATCGACCGTATCACCCGCATGGCTGCGCGCCAGTTTCAGGCCAAAGCCGTCGTTGTTTCACTGATTGACGCCGAGCGGCAGTGGTTTTTGTCCCATACCGGCATTGATATTAATCAGTCCCCGCGCGATACCTCATTCTGCGGTCATACCATTCTTGAATCCGGCCCTCTGGTTGTCAGAGATGCCCGGCTGGATTTGCGGTTTCACGATAATCCCCTGGTTACCGGCGCGCCGCATATCGTGTTTTATGCCGGTTGTGCCCTGCATTCCCAGCAGGGCGTTGCACTGGGCGCGCTGTGCCTGATTGATGACCGGACGAGAGAGTGGAGCGAGGAAGACGGGCAAACGCTGCTGGACATGACCGCGCTGGTGCAAAGCTACATTTTTCATCTGGAAAACCGGCAGTACACGGCGCGCGTAGAGGATAATCTGGCGAAAAGCGAAGCCTTATTTGAGCAGACATTTGCTCATGCCGCCGTCGGTTTTTCTCTGGTCGGGCTTGACTGGCGCTGGCTGCGTATTAATCCTCAGGTATGTAACATGCTGGGCTATGGCGAATACCAGCTCCGCAGTTGCCTGCTTCATGACGTAACCCATCCTGAAGATCTCTATGCAGAAAATATTTTGATCCCGCGTTTGCTCTCGGGTGAAATCAACAGTTTTAGCGTAGAGAAACTGCTTCAGCGATCCAATGGCAGCACGCTGTGGGTGACGCTAACCGCTTCTCTGGTGCGTAACGCAACCGGCGAGGCGCACCACTATATTGTGGTGATCAGCGACATCACTGAGCGTAAAAACATAGAACAAACGTTGTATTCGTTGCAGGGCGATCTGGAACGTCGGGTGGCTGCCCGCACCAATGAACTGCAGGTTGCGATGGATCAGTTGCATCAGGAAATTGCACAACGGCTGAACCGCGAGCGGGAACTGACGGAAAGTAAGAACCGGCTGCGGGCGATTACCGACAACATTCCGGCACTGATTTGCCATGTTGATGCGAATGAAGAATACATTTTTGTGAACCACTTTCATGCCAGCTGGTACGGCGTGGCCGAAGATAAAGTGCGTGGGCGGCAGGTGAAGGATTTGGTGGGGCATGAGACGTACCAGCAAATCGAGCCCTATATTCGCCAGGTGTTGCAAGGCGTCGCCGTCAGTTATGACATTGAGTTACCGGGTTATTCCCGTAACGGAAAAGGGGGCGTTTTGCACACCACGCTTATCCCCTGTGATGACAGCGGTCATGGCTACTATGGCCTTTCGACAGACATCAGCGAGATTAAAGAACTGCAGGCACAGCTGGAATTCGAGGCCAATCATGATTCGCTGACCGGACTTCCTAACCGGCGGGCATTCCAGCAATCCCTGATTTATGCGGCCAGACAACAAGAAAAAGCAGACAAAGACATAGCCTTACTTTTTTTAGACATTGATAACTTTAAAGCTTACAACGACACCTACGGGCACGAATTTGGCGATCTGATCCTGAAGTTTTTCGGACATACCTTGCGCGATAATCTGCGTTCACAGGACGTGGTTGCACGGCTGGCGGGGGATGAGTTTACCGTCCTGCTGGGCCATTTAGTGAATACGGAAAGCGACGTCAGCCGGATTTGTATCAGTCTGATGAACGCTTTCCGTAGTGTAGAACACGTGTCCGGGGTACCGGTTTCGCTGTCAGCCAGTATTGGCGTGGCGGTGGGGCGTGCGCGTCAGCCGTTGTTACCTGATACGCTGATGGCGCGCGCTGATGCCGCCATGTACCGTGCAAAACAGAGCGGGAAAGGGCGTTACTATCTCGGGTGA
- a CDS encoding helix-turn-helix domain-containing protein, whose protein sequence is MSDSSSRKIVDGANIYQDFETRFYEWEDGMSSAGFKLELPDRHRDEFDWGVTGYNFGRVIGGVLTVSEHDINRQYGNLFSMPDHIVIFIIIIGGMECQCFGERFTLTQGDILIQDMSQPIKIHVYPGDQKPRLGSYQYIIMPKHSLHFNVDIASLHGKRIPATSPVNIILRNHFATMVQVFDQMTDQEVLSTGEGAASVFLQTLHLVAGKKVEHPFEQSARLERICLYIEKHLSQPVSVDVLCKNFAISRSGLYRLFEPLGGIAQFIRSRRLLLAKRLLRTSSMSDQSLAVIARQCGLEPGALRRYFLEFYGATPSEMRQKYRRDAEQSDQVDATHVNWVSSL, encoded by the coding sequence ATGAGCGATTCATCTTCACGAAAGATAGTAGACGGTGCCAATATCTATCAGGATTTCGAGACCCGTTTCTATGAATGGGAAGACGGGATGTCCAGTGCAGGCTTCAAGCTTGAGCTGCCCGATCGTCACAGGGATGAATTTGACTGGGGTGTCACCGGATACAATTTCGGGCGTGTGATCGGCGGCGTTCTGACCGTCAGCGAGCACGACATTAACCGTCAGTATGGCAATCTGTTTTCCATGCCCGATCACATCGTCATTTTCATCATTATCATCGGCGGAATGGAATGCCAGTGTTTTGGTGAGCGTTTCACGCTGACTCAGGGCGATATCCTGATTCAGGATATGTCGCAGCCGATCAAAATTCACGTTTATCCGGGTGATCAGAAACCGCGTCTTGGCTCCTACCAGTACATTATTATGCCCAAACACAGCCTGCATTTTAATGTCGATATCGCGTCCCTGCACGGCAAGCGCATTCCAGCAACGTCGCCGGTCAACATCATTCTGCGCAATCATTTTGCCACGATGGTACAGGTGTTTGATCAGATGACCGATCAGGAGGTTCTGAGCACCGGCGAGGGTGCGGCGTCTGTTTTCCTGCAAACTCTGCATCTGGTTGCGGGCAAGAAAGTTGAGCATCCGTTTGAGCAAAGTGCTCGTCTGGAGCGCATTTGTCTGTACATCGAAAAACACCTCAGTCAGCCGGTGAGTGTCGATGTGCTGTGTAAAAACTTTGCCATCTCGCGCTCGGGTTTGTACCGGCTATTTGAGCCACTGGGTGGCATTGCTCAGTTCATCCGCAGCCGCCGTCTGTTACTCGCAAAACGTTTGCTGCGTACATCATCAATGTCTGATCAGAGCCTGGCCGTCATCGCCCGTCAGTGCGGGCTTGAACCGGGTGCGCTCCGCCGTTACTTCCTTGAGTTCTATGGCGCCACGCCGTCAGAAATGCGGCAGAAATACCGTCGTGACGCAGAACAATCTGATCAGGTCGATGCCACGCACGTGAATTGGGTAAGTTCGCTTTAA